From Tiliqua scincoides isolate rTilSci1 chromosome 2, rTilSci1.hap2, whole genome shotgun sequence, the proteins below share one genomic window:
- the DNAJA1 gene encoding dnaJ homolog subfamily A member 1 isoform X2 has translation MVKETTYYDVLGVKPNASQEELKKAYRKLALKYHPDKNPNEGEKFKQISQAYEVLSDPKKRDLYDKGGEQAIKEGGSGGGFGSPMDIFDMFFGGGGRMQRERRGKNVVHQLSVTLEDLYNGATRKLALQKNVICDKCEGRGGKKGAVECCLNCRGSGMQIRIHQIGPGMVQQIQSVCMECQGHGERISPKDRCKSCNGRKIVREKKILEVHIDKGMKDGQKITFHGEGDQEPGLEPGDIIIVLDQKDHSVFTRRGEDLVMCMDIQLVEALCGFQKPIAMLDNRTIIITSHPGQIVKHGDIKCVLNEGMPIYRRPYEKGRLIIEFKVIFPDCGFLSSDKLGLLEKLLPPRQEVEETEDMDQVELVDFDPSQERRQHYNGEAYEDDEHHPRGGVQCQTS, from the exons ATGGTGAAGGAGACCACATACTATGATGTTCTTGGGGTAAAACCCAATGCCTCTCAAGAGGAACTGAAGAAAGCTTATAGGAAATTGGCATTGAAATATCATCCTGATAAGAATCCTAATGAAGGTGAAAAG TTCAAACAGATTTCTCAAGCTTATGAAGTACTTTCTGACCCTAAGAAAAGAGACTTGTATGATAAAGGTGGTGAGCAAGCTATAAAAGAGGGTGGTTCTGGTGGTGGCTTTGGATCACCCATGGATATCTTTGATATGTTCTTCGGAGGAGGTGGAAGAATGCAAAGAGAGAGGCGAG GTAAAAATGTTGTTCATCAGTTGTCAGTAACGCTAGAAGACTTATACAATGGAGCAACACGAAAACTGGCTCTACAGAAGAATGTGATTTGTGACAAATGTGAAG GCCGAGGTGGCAAGAAAGGTGCTGTGGAATGCTGCCTTAATTGCAGAGGATCAGGCATGCAAATAAGAATTCATCAAATAGGGCCTGGAATGGTCCAGCAAATCCAGTCTGTGTGTATGGAATGCCAGGGCCATGGGGAACGCATCAGTCCCAAGGACAGGTGTAAAAGCTGCAATGGAAGAAAAATTGTTCGAGAGAAGAAAATCCTTGAAGTCCATATTGATAAAG GAATGAAAGATGGTCAGAAGATAACTTTCCATGGTGAAGGTGACCAAGAACCAGGGTTGGAGCCAGGAGACATCATCATTGTCTTGGATCAAAAAGACCACTCTGTGTTTACAAG ACGAGGGGAAGATCTGGTTATGTGCATGGATATCCAACTGGTTGAGGCACTGTGTGGTTTTCAGAAACCTATTGCAATGCTGGATAATCGAACCATAATAATTACTTCTCATCCTG GTCAAATTGTCAAACATGGAGATATTAAATGTGTGCTGAATGAGGGCATGCCAATCTATCGCAGGCCATATGAAAAGGGCCGTCTGATAATTGAGTTTAAG GTGATCTTTCCAGATTGTGGCTTCCTTTCTTCAGATAAGCTGGGTCTATTGGAAAAGCTGCTACCTCCAAGGCAAGAAGTGGAAGAAACTGAAGACATGGATCAGGTAGAGTTGGTGGACTTTGACCCATCTCAGGAAAGACGACAGCATTACAATGGGGAAGCCTATGAAGATGATGAGCACCACCCCAGAGGTGGTGTTCAATGCCAGACATCTTAG
- the DNAJA1 gene encoding dnaJ homolog subfamily A member 1 isoform X1, with product MRKLPGCCLACLRPARNFPEKSRSPREGTRPARAFPGGCEDFSSSMVKETTYYDVLGVKPNASQEELKKAYRKLALKYHPDKNPNEGEKFKQISQAYEVLSDPKKRDLYDKGGEQAIKEGGSGGGFGSPMDIFDMFFGGGGRMQRERRGKNVVHQLSVTLEDLYNGATRKLALQKNVICDKCEGRGGKKGAVECCLNCRGSGMQIRIHQIGPGMVQQIQSVCMECQGHGERISPKDRCKSCNGRKIVREKKILEVHIDKGMKDGQKITFHGEGDQEPGLEPGDIIIVLDQKDHSVFTRRGEDLVMCMDIQLVEALCGFQKPIAMLDNRTIIITSHPGQIVKHGDIKCVLNEGMPIYRRPYEKGRLIIEFKVIFPDCGFLSSDKLGLLEKLLPPRQEVEETEDMDQVELVDFDPSQERRQHYNGEAYEDDEHHPRGGVQCQTS from the exons ATGAGAAAACTCCCCGGATGCTGCCTAGCCTGCCTGAGACCGGCTCGGAACTTTCCAGAAAAGTCGAGATCGCCTCGTGAGGGGACGCGGCCGGCGAGAGCTTTCCCGGGCGGCTGTGAGG ATTTCAGTAGCAGCATGGTGAAGGAGACCACATACTATGATGTTCTTGGGGTAAAACCCAATGCCTCTCAAGAGGAACTGAAGAAAGCTTATAGGAAATTGGCATTGAAATATCATCCTGATAAGAATCCTAATGAAGGTGAAAAG TTCAAACAGATTTCTCAAGCTTATGAAGTACTTTCTGACCCTAAGAAAAGAGACTTGTATGATAAAGGTGGTGAGCAAGCTATAAAAGAGGGTGGTTCTGGTGGTGGCTTTGGATCACCCATGGATATCTTTGATATGTTCTTCGGAGGAGGTGGAAGAATGCAAAGAGAGAGGCGAG GTAAAAATGTTGTTCATCAGTTGTCAGTAACGCTAGAAGACTTATACAATGGAGCAACACGAAAACTGGCTCTACAGAAGAATGTGATTTGTGACAAATGTGAAG GCCGAGGTGGCAAGAAAGGTGCTGTGGAATGCTGCCTTAATTGCAGAGGATCAGGCATGCAAATAAGAATTCATCAAATAGGGCCTGGAATGGTCCAGCAAATCCAGTCTGTGTGTATGGAATGCCAGGGCCATGGGGAACGCATCAGTCCCAAGGACAGGTGTAAAAGCTGCAATGGAAGAAAAATTGTTCGAGAGAAGAAAATCCTTGAAGTCCATATTGATAAAG GAATGAAAGATGGTCAGAAGATAACTTTCCATGGTGAAGGTGACCAAGAACCAGGGTTGGAGCCAGGAGACATCATCATTGTCTTGGATCAAAAAGACCACTCTGTGTTTACAAG ACGAGGGGAAGATCTGGTTATGTGCATGGATATCCAACTGGTTGAGGCACTGTGTGGTTTTCAGAAACCTATTGCAATGCTGGATAATCGAACCATAATAATTACTTCTCATCCTG GTCAAATTGTCAAACATGGAGATATTAAATGTGTGCTGAATGAGGGCATGCCAATCTATCGCAGGCCATATGAAAAGGGCCGTCTGATAATTGAGTTTAAG GTGATCTTTCCAGATTGTGGCTTCCTTTCTTCAGATAAGCTGGGTCTATTGGAAAAGCTGCTACCTCCAAGGCAAGAAGTGGAAGAAACTGAAGACATGGATCAGGTAGAGTTGGTGGACTTTGACCCATCTCAGGAAAGACGACAGCATTACAATGGGGAAGCCTATGAAGATGATGAGCACCACCCCAGAGGTGGTGTTCAATGCCAGACATCTTAG